The genomic region TTATCACTTTTAAAAGTTCAAATGTAATATACACAACCAACAAGATTTATGGAAGTAaacaaggtttaaaaaaaattaaataataatagctACGTTAAACAAGGATAATATGACTTTATGTAGGTTTAAAGTATAACAACCATGGCCGGACAGTATGAAATCCAAAGTTGTATTCAAAGTATTCCATTTCTCCATGCTGCAGGTGTGTAACTGTCTGATGCTGGTGGTCGGTGTGGTCCTCAACAGTCTGGCTCTTTATGTCTTCTGTGGGGCCTCGACCTCAGCCTCTGTAGTTTACACTATAAACCTGGCCGTGGCGGATCTGCTGGTGGCGCTGTCGCTGCCCGCTCGCATTGCTCTGTACCACAGTGGAGGGAGCTGTGTGGCCTGCTCCTACGTTCACACCTTCAGCTACTTTGTCAACATGTACTGTAGCATACTGTTTCTGACCAGGTGAGTTGAATCCCTCCGTCATTCAACTAAACCATCAGCAAATCATTTaacctcttcttttctctgtgaCTTGCCTTCCACCCCTCCTCTATCAGTATCTGCATAGATCGATACCTCGCTGTCGTCCATGCCTCCAGTACTCTCCATCGATGCAGGAGCCCGGGAACAGCCAGGTGTGTCAGCGCCACAGTTTGGTTCATCGCTGTTGTGGTCACCTACTCTTTCCAGGTGAGGACGCGTGcactacaaacacaacacaacagataGATCGTCAAACTGGGGATTAAACAAAATACATAGTCATTCTAAAAGGAATACAGGAGAAAGAGCGCCTTTAGACTTGATGTGTTGGgatctctctcctgctctctgcaGAGCACAGCGTTGGAGTTCAACTCCTCCTGTGTGCTCCTCCCGGCCCTCTTCTACCTCACCATCCTGGAGTTCCTGCTTCCCCTGTTGGCCGTGGTGGGCTTCACCCTACGGGTGGcctgttttctctcctccagcCATGGCCTGATGCCCcagcagagcaggaggaggagggcacgTGCTGTCAGACTGCTGGCCACCGTCCTGGTGGTCTTCACCATCTGCTTCACGCCGTTCCACGTCCGGCAGGTGCTGGTTTTCTTCCGGGTCAACGTCAGAGGGGAGGGGCTAGGACGGGAGGCGGGGCACATACTCGCCTATCACGTCACAGTCACCCTGAGCAGCCTGAACAGCTGCCTGGATCCAGTGGTTTACTGCTTTGTGACGGACAGCTTCAAGAAAGtgtggaggaaaaggaggggagCAAGGGAGGGGGACGGGGAGGCGGGGCACACAAgtgggggagaaggggagaggaaTTCAGTGAATAAATGCCCGGGTACGGCCCTGGCGATAGCTCACAGCGTGgccacactcactctcacaagctctcccctctctgctgtcaACATGGAACATTCCACCTAAAGACAGGTGACCCCCTCAACACCTGTGAGTGTAACAGTCCAGAGACAAAGACTCACCTAGAGTGA from Cyclopterus lumpus isolate fCycLum1 chromosome 11, fCycLum1.pri, whole genome shotgun sequence harbors:
- the LOC117739157 gene encoding G-protein coupled receptor 20 — its product is MESLLSNISSTSTTEPILPLLTPDPTNCSAWDQRWGAPYLHRLAHLDVQLYHDFYVVWVSLMVCNCLMLVVGVVLNSLALYVFCGASTSASVVYTINLAVADLLVALSLPARIALYHSGGSCVACSYVHTFSYFVNMYCSILFLTSICIDRYLAVVHASSTLHRCRSPGTARCVSATVWFIAVVVTYSFQSTALEFNSSCVLLPALFYLTILEFLLPLLAVVGFTLRVACFLSSSHGLMPQQSRRRRARAVRLLATVLVVFTICFTPFHVRQVLVFFRVNVRGEGLGREAGHILAYHVTVTLSSLNSCLDPVVYCFVTDSFKKVWRKRRGAREGDGEAGHTSGGEGERNSVNKCPGTALAIAHSVATLTLTSSPLSAVNMEHST